Genomic segment of Polynucleobacter necessarius:
GGCTTCATTTTCATGAATATGTCATTAGAGTTTCATAAAATAGACATATTCATATTGAAACCTGTTAACTGGAACAATTTTGGCTGTTAATAAAGATATTTCAGGAAATAATCCCCGCGATTTGGTGGCTGCAGTCGACCTTGGGTCTAATAGTTTCCGCATGCTTGTTGCTCAGGTGGTGAAAACACCATCGGGAACTCAGCTGCGCCCGATTGATACTCTGCGTGAGTCTGTACGTCTTGCGGCAGGTCTTACTGATAATAAGTTGTTGGGAAATGATGCCTATCAACGTGGCTTGACGGCTATTCGTCGCTTTGGTGAGCGCATTCGGGGTTTTGATCCTTCCAAGGTGCGCGCTGTTGCAACCAATACCTTAAGGGTGGCAAAGAATGCCCCCAGCTTTATTCGGGATGCCGAAGAGGCTTTAGGTTTCCCCATTGAAGTAATTGCGGGTGTTGAAGAGGCGCGTCTGATTTATATTGGCGCTGCTCATGAGGTCTCTGCTGTCCAGGGAAATCGCTTGGTGGTTGATATTGGCGGCGGTTCTACTGAATTCATCATCGGTAAAGGCTATGAGCCAAAGCTGATGGAGAGTCTCTATATTGGCTGTGTCTCGCATAGCTTACGATTTTTCCCTAAAGGCAATATTGATGCCCATGCCTTCAAAGAAGCAGAATTAGCGGCACGTCGAGAGATTCAGGTGATCTCTGGGGCTTACCTCAAAAGTGGCTGGAAACAGGTTATTGGCTCCTCTGGAACGGCTCGTGCTTTGGCAGACCTGATCGCAGAAAATAACTTTAATGGCCACCAAAGCGAAGGCTTGACCATGGGACGCGTGAATGGCGCTAATGGGCTCATTACTCGCGATGGCTTGAGATCCATGAAGAAGCATCTTCTCAAGTATGACAATATTAGTCAGGTAGTGCTGCAGGGCTTAAAGGATGATCGTAGATCGGTCTGGCCGGGTGGTTTAGCGATCATGATTGCTGTCTTCGATGAGCTGGGTATTGAGAGCATGGAGGTCACAGACGCAGCACTGCGCGTAGGAGTTTTATATGACCTGCTAGGCCGCTCACAACATGACGATATGCGCTTTGTCACAGTAGAGCAGTTTATGCAACGCTATGCTGTTGATCGCGAGCAGGCAAAGCGAGTAGGAATACACGCCGCAGAATTTTTATCTCAATTACCAAAGCCAGACTCTGAGGATCGTGAAGATAACATCGCCTTGTTGCAATGGGCTGCCAATCTTCATGAAATCGGTTTATCGATTGCTCACAACGGCTATCACAAGCATTCAGCATATATTGCAGGTAATGCGGATATGCCAGGCTTTTCAAAGAATGATCAGGCAAGGTTAGCTGCACTTCTCATTGGTCATGCCGGCAAGCTCGGAAAATTGGCGAATAATTCTAGTTTTAGAGATTGGCGAATGCTGTTCTGCTTACGCTTATCGCAGGTGCTTTGCCGCGGTAGAAGTGATATTCAACTTCCCAAAGTAAAGGTATCCGAAGTCAATGGCTCTTATTTAGTAAGCCTATCAAAAGATTGGGTAGACGCCCATCCTTTGACAGAGTTTAGTCTGCTCAAAGAAGCGGCCGAGTGGGAACGTATCGGCCGTCCATACAAGGTCATCTTGCGTTAATTACATGCCCAAGAAGTGCTTGGCGTAGCGTGGATTGATTTCAGATAAGCGGAGCATGGTGAGTACATCAGCGGTATTAAAGTCCGGATCCCAGGCTGGGGCGCTACAAATCTTGGCGCCTAACTTGAGGTAGCCTTAATCAAGGGTGGCGGCTCGACTTGTAGGCCGCCATTTAAGCATTCTAAGGGCAGTGGCAGTCGAGGGAAGGCATGATTTTCCACCGGAGCCATTTGATCATTGCTCAGTGAGTTGTAGAGGCTAGCAGCAAAATGTCCTCCGTCTGCCATCGGAATGCTTGCACAACCAAGCATGATTTTATAATCGTGTTTTTGCATGTACTGGGCTAGACCACTCCACAATGCCATGATGACCGCGCCAGAGCGGTAGTCAGCGTGAACACATGAGCGACCCAATTCAACCATCTTGGGGCGCAAGTGATTTAGGCGAGAAAGATCAAATTCAGAATCTGAGTAGAGGCGACCAATCTCAGCGGCCTTGTGCGGAGGAAGGACTCGATAGGTGCCAACCACCTTCAGCGTCTCTTGATCGCGGATGAGTAGGTGGTCGCAGTAGGTGTCAAACTCATCGATATCCAAGTCTTCAGGATGGGCGGGTAGGCTTGCACCCATTTCTTCTGCAAACACCTTGAAACGCAAACGTTGCGCTTCCTT
This window contains:
- the ppx gene encoding exopolyphosphatase, which codes for MAVNKDISGNNPRDLVAAVDLGSNSFRMLVAQVVKTPSGTQLRPIDTLRESVRLAAGLTDNKLLGNDAYQRGLTAIRRFGERIRGFDPSKVRAVATNTLRVAKNAPSFIRDAEEALGFPIEVIAGVEEARLIYIGAAHEVSAVQGNRLVVDIGGGSTEFIIGKGYEPKLMESLYIGCVSHSLRFFPKGNIDAHAFKEAELAARREIQVISGAYLKSGWKQVIGSSGTARALADLIAENNFNGHQSEGLTMGRVNGANGLITRDGLRSMKKHLLKYDNISQVVLQGLKDDRRSVWPGGLAIMIAVFDELGIESMEVTDAALRVGVLYDLLGRSQHDDMRFVTVEQFMQRYAVDREQAKRVGIHAAEFLSQLPKPDSEDREDNIALLQWAANLHEIGLSIAHNGYHKHSAYIAGNADMPGFSKNDQARLAALLIGHAGKLGKLANNSSFRDWRMLFCLRLSQVLCRGRSDIQLPKVKVSEVNGSYLVSLSKDWVDAHPLTEFSLLKEAAEWERIGRPYKVILR